In Pelecanus crispus isolate bPelCri1 chromosome Z, bPelCri1.pri, whole genome shotgun sequence, the following are encoded in one genomic region:
- the ERMP1 gene encoding endoplasmic reticulum metallopeptidase 1 — protein sequence MERNAAEAVWRLRATGGHRDRDRDRRRPPPREDGARDMGGKKRGGPRRRLLPLPEARGAPLVLLYLLGLRALVQVSHRQLLSPPSAAGPRDFSAPRARGYLDNITAIGPRTVGSPENEVLAVNYLLEQIRAIERESTDAHKISVDIQRPTGSFSIDFLGGFTSYYANITNVVVKLEPRNGAEHAVLSNCHFDSVPNSPGASDDAVSCAVMLEILNTLSKSSEPLQHAVIFLFNGAEENILQASHGFITQHEWAKSIRAFINLEAAGVGGKELVFQTGPESPWLVQAYVVAAKHPFASVVAQEIFQSGIIPADTDFRIYRDFGNVPGIDLAFIENGYIYHTEYDTSDRIVTDSIQRAGDNILAVLKYLATSDKLAKSFEYRHGNVVFFDVLGLFVLAYPARVGTIMNYITAAIAFLYLSKKILQPKTRAIHNLKKFFSAFGLTLTSWVCTLVAVLVVAVFVSVIGRSLSWYTHFYVSVFLYGTAAAAKLILVHTLAKKFFYKNMNEQYLGDIFFDASLMIWSIALAVITQIGLCSAFICMLWVVFPLLAKLMIHKEFSQKGATVKFIMMYMLGMFVPYLYMLYLSWTVFEMFTPIMGRSGSEILPDVVLAGFIVVITTILSSYFINFIYLVKSTKTTLITLTTVFVVTLILVCSGIFFPYSSDAANPKPKRVFLQHMSRRFHDVDGNVVKSDSGIWINGFDYNGMSHITPHVPEINDTIRTPCEEQAPFCGLPWILPVHFMFRKNWYLPAPEIFPRSPIRFKVLSKELMPWNSVRLSFEVSGPSHVSLYVRPHEGSALSTWSLGDGTPVASLGGDYFVFYSHGLEATPWHFWIELSTPEKHSDGIVSLAIAAHYFFGEDQKSPQLYALLERFPNWTFSSGWSCTYDLFVF from the exons ATGGAGCGGAACGCGGCGGAGGCTGTGTGGCGGCTCCGCGCGACCGGCGGCCACCGGGACCGAGACCGGGACCGacggcgcccgccgccgcgggaggACGGCGCCCGCGACATGGGCGGGAAGAAgcggggcgggccgcggcggcggctgctgccgctgcccgaGGCGCGGGGGGCGCCGCTGGTGCTGCTGTACCTGCTGGGGCTGCGAGCGCTGGTGCAGGTCTCGCACCGGCAGCTGCTGAGCCCGCCGtcggccgccgggccccgcgaCTTCAGCGCCCCCCGCGCCAG GGGATATCTTGACAACATAACAGCAATTGGGCCCAGAACAGTTGGAAGTCCAGAAAATGAAGTTCTTGCAGTTAACTACCTCTTAGAACAAATTAGGGCAAtagaaagagaaagcacagaTGCTCACAAGATATCTGTAGACATACAGAGGCCCACAGGCTCCTTCAGCATTGACTTTTTAGGAGGCTTTACTAGTTACTATGCAAACATAACCAATGTCGTAGTGAAGCTGGAACCCCGAAATGGAGCTGAGCATGCAGTGTTATCCAATTGTCACTTTGATTCCGTACCAAATAGCCCGG GTGCCAGTGATGATGCTGTTAGCTGCGCAGTGATGCTTGAAATACTTAACACACTTTCAAAATCTTCAGAGCCCCTGCAGCACGCTGTGATATTCTTATTTAATggtgcagaagaaaatattttgcag GCTAGTCACGGCTTCATTACACAACATGAGTGGGCCAAGTCAATTAGAGCTTTTATTAACCTGGAGGCAGCAGGTGTAGGAGGAAAAGaacttgtttttcaaacag GACCTGAGAGTCCTTGGTTGGTACAAGCATATGTAGTTGCAGCGAAACATCCCTTTGCCTCTGTGGTGGCacaggaaatatttcagagtGGTATTATCCCAGCAGATACAGACTTCCGCATCTACAGAGATTTTGGCAATGTTCCAG gAATAGATTTGGCTTTTATTGAAAATGGCTACATTTATCATACAGAATATGACACATCAGACCGAATTGTAACAGATTCTATTCAGAGAGCAG GTGACAATATTCTAGCTGTCTTAAAATACCTAGCAACATCAGATAAGTTGGCTAAATCTTTTGAGTATCGACATGGAAATGTTGTGTTCTTTGATGTACTTGGTTTATTTGTCTTGGCTTATCCTGCTCGTGTTGGCACCATCATGAACTATATTACAGCAgcaattgcttttctttatttaagcaagaaaatattACAGCCCAAAACCAGAG cTATTCATAACCTGAAGAAATTCTTTAGTGCATTTGGCTTAACACTGACCAGTTGGGTCTGCACACTGGTGGCAGTCCTTGTAGTGGCAGTGTTTGTTTCTGTCATTGGACGGTCTCTTTCTTGGTACACCCATTTctatgtttctgtgtttctgtatggcactgcagctgcagctaaGCTCATTCTAGTGCATACACTAGCCAAGAAGTTCTTCTACAAG aatATGAATGAGCAGTACCTGGGAGATATTTTTTTTGATGCCTCATTGATGATTTGGTCTATAGCATTGGCTGTGATTACTCAGATAGGCCTTTGTTCAGCGTTCATTTGTATGCTATGGGTAGTATTTCCTTTACTTGCTAAGCTGATGATCCATAAAGAATTCAGTCAAAAAG GTGCCACAGTGAAGTTTATCATGATGTACATGCTGGGAATGTTTGTTCCATATCTGTATATGCTGTATCTTAGTTGGactgtatttgaaatgtttacaCCTATCATGGGACGAAGTGGTTCAGAAATTCTACCAGATGTGGTGTTGGCAGGATTTATTGTGGTCATCACTACAATTCTGTCATCCTATTTT ATTAACTTCATTTACCTTGTCAAAAGTACAAAAACGACGCTAATAACTTTAACTACTGTGTTTGTAGTCACTCTGATTCTCGTTTGTAGTGGAATCTTCTTTCCTTACAGTTCTGATGCAGCTAATCCAAAGCCTAAGCGAGTCTTTCTTCAG caCATGAGCAGAAGATTTCATGATGTAGATGGAAATGTGGTTAAAAGTGACTCTGGTATATGGATTAATGGATTTGATTATAATGGAATGTCTCACATAACTCCCCATGTACCTGAAATCAATGACACCATTAGAACTCCATGTGAGGAGCAGGCTCCTTTCTGTGGCCTTCCTTGGATTCTGCCAGTGCATTTCATGTTCCG gaaaaactgGTATCTTCCTGCTCCAGAAATTTTTCCAAGAAGCCCCATTCGCTTTAAAGTTCTGTCCAAGGAGCTGATGCCCTGGAACTCTGTGAGGTTAAGCTTTGAAGTATCTG GTCCAAGTCACGTGTCTCTGTATGTTCGGCCACATGAAGGGTCGGCTCTGTCCACCTGGTCTCTTGGGGATGGTACACCAGTTGCTAGCTTAGGAGGAGACTACTTTGTGTTTTACTCCCACGGGCTCGAGGCTACACCGTGGCACTTCTGGATAGAGCTGTCA ACCCCAGAAAAACATTCTGATGGAATAGTCTCCCTCGCCATAGCAGCACATTACTTTTTTGGAGAAGATCAAAAGTCACCTCAACTCTATGCCTTACTGGAGAGGTTTCCAAACTGGACGTTTTCTTCTGGTTGGTCCTGCACTTACGacctttttgtcttttaa